DNA sequence from the Strigops habroptila isolate Jane chromosome 4, bStrHab1.2.pri, whole genome shotgun sequence genome:
GCCCAGATGAATGCTATCACCAAAATCTCCAGGTTTTGCCTCCATCTTTGTTTGCAAGCATCAGTGCATAACAAGTCCGTGTCTGTAGAGTAAAAGAGCTTGTGTTGAGGACCTACTACccatgctgcttttattttgggaGTTATACCTTCATACTATTGCTAGTAAGTCCTATTCTTTTTCAGTGATGAGATTCATAATATCAGCGTTGAAAAGAAGGTCAGAGATGACAGTGAGATGTTAGATATAAAACGGAGAGGACACACTAGGCAAATgactttttattaaattattagcCACAGGTGACTCACCAGGAGCTTTATATTTCTTGAAGGTGTCATTcactagggggaaaaaaagcactgttGGAGCTCGTGGACTGTCAGCGTCTTCAAACACATAGCACTCCTTCAAGTTTTCCCTGTCTTCCTCACTTATCTCAATTTTGGGAAATGGAATTCCTTGCCCTGAGATGTACTTTGCAATCTGATCCAGAGGCTGGatgaatgaataaaataaataaatttaacacAAAGAATCAAAACTCAAAAAGTATCAAGAGACCTGGATTTTTTAAACTCCAGCAGCTAACATGAAAATTCTAAGGCTTAAATCTTCCTCTGGGAAGTTGTCAATTTTCAGATGGAAACAGCCATAGTCACACCAGACATTGCAGTTTATCTGGTTTTCTGCATTGATTTAGGCAGAACATGAAAACAGTCGCTTTTTTTGATCTTTTGAGATGAAGCCAAAAGCCACAGGActgattttattattctaaTGCAACAGGTTCAGAGGGAGAAGCCAAAGAAACTGCAAGAATTGAGAAGAAACACATCAGTTCAGACTATTCTGCATCATTGACTTGACTTCTTATTTACCACTTTCCCAGTCTTTCTGTCCTCTGCAGTTTGTGAGGTTTGATAATGACTCCCTATTAGCAAATACATTTATCAACATACCTTACAAcatcatgaaagaaaaacacctttcACATCTATATTTACTTTAACtctatgtttatttttatgttattctCATTATATATGCAACActaattacattatttttcattattaatcaAGTTCAACATCAGCCAGTACATTTCCCTAAAACTGAGGAGATAAACAGGCCCAGACACACATAGGTTTTCCCATTTAATGTGTTAAAATATTGCGAGGACTTTCTATTGCCTCTGTAACTTGTTCAAGGATAACCAAAATCAATGTCAGAGCTCAGCTAGCTCTTTAAAAACTCTTGGATCCACTGCAGTGAAGAccttgatgattttaaaatgcctgtatCCAACACTGTCTTTTAATATCCTCCTTAGTTACTGAGAAATACATCACCTCATAATCTAAATAATAAAGCAGATAATAATCATCTAATTCCCAGTCCGGTAAGGAAAGCTAGTTGGTTTAGCTGACAAGTGCTAGCGACCAAAAGACTATGAAGGAAAATTAGCCCAGATGACATGGCTTATCTTACCAGGGTCTGGGATCCTCCACTGTAATTTAAATGCAGGAGGACATCCACCTCCCTCTTCGATCTCAAAAGTGGCGGGTAGCTTGTGTTGATGAAAAATCCAGTATCAACCAGAGAGAGCTCATCATCTGCTGTTTCCATCAGTTTATTTGGGAAGGAGTCTATCACGGTGTCTGCAACACAAACATTTGTCAttacaacaaataaaaacccatGATTGACTGCTCTGCAGAAAGTTACTGAGGGAAGAACGGAGAATTTCTTCCCCCCAGTTTCCCTGCCTTCCTTTTACTCACTAGCAGCACTGATTTACAATGACACACTACAGgtttttccttcattccttcctgGACACTTCAAGCAGCTTTGGCTGAGCTCACCTTGTACTCTGAAACACAATGCCCAGACAACCAAAATCAATTTCACTCCTcaaccccacccccaaaaatgaaatgctgttcAAATCTGGCTTCCATGTCTTCCATATGTGGAAGGGAGAAGTAGGATTTCAGAAGTCAGTCTTGTCTCTTCCTCTCGTTGCCAATCCTAAAGGAATTCCCAAATCTAAACCTCTTcaaaatgttactgaaaaacAGGCTGTGTTACTGTGCCTTTCCAGGTAGAAAATCCTTCACTCTCCAGGTACTTGCTGTGCATCTGGAAGCCTCTGATAAAATTGGGGTACTGTGCAATGGTTGGGCGTCCTGTTAAGACATCTCgcaaagcagaggagagggtGCTTGAGGGGGCGAATAGACATGTGTCTACCTCATAGGGATTCATGGACAGAAAGGGTTCCTCctctgaaagaaggaaagaagtagTTCTGAGTTAGGACAGTTTTCAGAAATGAccagtacttttaaaaatggagtAACTAATAACCACAGATGTCACCATCCCCCACCTCAAAGGTAAATCAAACATGGTTATAAGCCCTTAAGGTCTGCGCTACCAAATAAAACTCAGCATTATACAGTGAATTAAATGACAGCTACCTTCAGGAAACAAGCTGACAGGCAGTAAACACCACCTCCCACTCTAGGCTTCCTCAAAGGATGCCCACCTCTATTGCAGCGTGTGGTGGAGGGGAGAGCCAAGTCCCAAAACCTACAGGATAACACTGGCTGTTGAACAGGACACCTTCAGAATGCATGCGAGTATCACCCCGCTGCAAATATTTAGCTAATTTAGGAGGCCAGTCACTCCAGGCTCCCTGTGCAATTAATAGCAAGAGTGAGCTTTCTCCACAGGCAGTTCAGGGGAGAAAACAGCCCTCTTAAAGAGCAGTTTTCTTTACTGCCAGTGTTAGTGGTCAAGGAGGACCAAGAAGGACCTTGACTTAACAATCTTCAGATGTGTTCTTAATACAACATGATTTTTACGTGTCTGCTGGAGGCTCTTTTTGTGCCTGTATGTCCTTCAGAAAAAGGCACAGCTTTGCCAAAATAACACGGTTTAGTTCTTCTAAATCAGGCAGAAAAATTTCGTAGCTgacatctctgctttgctttcctcatCTCTTTCTCTGACTTCGACAGCATATCTTCAGGCATTAGACCTCTGCACAGAAGGTGCAATACATATAATATGCAATATATACtggtggttaaaaaaaaaaccaaaaaacattcCAAAGTCTCACCAATATCTTTTACTCTGTCTCTGGTCCATCTAGACCAGAAGTCCTCTGAGTCAGTAGCCAAATTCCAGACATACATCACATCTATGGAAAATATACTACTCCACATGCCTGTAATATGAAGAGAGAATAGAAACTTATTAGTGGAGTAGTCTTGGATGAATTTTAATTGATACATATCTTGAGTCCTTCCCCTTGGATACTTCCTTTTTGTCTGTCTGGATATCTTTGTAGGCATACTGCCTAAATATGTCCTTGCTAATGCACAAACCATGTGCTCACTCACACCAGCTACCACTTGAGTAGGCCACCTCTCCCTCTAGGCAATAGTCACCTTGCATATAGCAGATGCGAGTCTCTGGGAGCCTCTTCACCATCCTTCCCATAAAAAATTCACTTCCAAAGTGTTCTGCGGGAATAGATGCTCCATATTTCAAGAGACTGACTTCATAAGGAGTGAACTCCAGCCACTCTGTGGCAACAAACAGCCAGATCATCAAAAGGCAATAATATGTTAACTATTGCTAAAGAGAAGAGTACTAGAGAGTAGAAACAAACCATGAGACAGATGTTGGCTAGCTCACGACATGCCATTTACCAGCTATAGCTATATCTATATTGCCTGCAGTCCTAATGCCATAAGATCCTTTCACATCAAGGCAGAGTGGTCCCAGGTTGTGATACAGCGATCTTCAGCAGAAAAGCCTGGGTCTGAATGAACCCATAGGTATTCCCTGCAGTTAATCTTACGTAAAAGTATGTATTGCTCATGTATAACTTGTTCTCTTTAGGGCACCAGTGACACCAGCATTCACTTGGTGTGGCTCATATTAAACAAATACTGTGAAAAttaatattacagaaaatagtGACTTTCCTGACACTGGACCCAAAAATTCCAAGTTTTTCCTTGTAATTGTTCAAAATAAGACCACATGGAACCATCATATGAATTAGCTTCCTTACAATTTTTTTGTGACCAGGATAAATTGTGACTTTGGCATCTTCCATGGTATAACTATATTTTCACTTCTGATAATGTAAAGAACTCAAATTCTAAAGACTTAacatgtttggattttttatttttaagtgttagTCACTATtatctgacattttaaaagaggtttttttgcaGTTAGAATTAAAGGACTATTAAAGCTGATAACACGCATTGTCTTAGTTCAGATTCCTTAAATTATAAAGTTGTTAGGAAATCTAAATCATAACCATTACCTCTGAATGCCTGAGCACTATAGCTGGACTTGAGGTTGATGGCCACATAGATTGGCAACGGGTTCTGACCATTATCCACTGCCTGCCGTTGATCTGAGAGTCTATGCtcatctttctggttttgttaaaaaatggTTAATGGAATGAGTTGAAAAACAATTTGCACTTGAAATAATATAATGTGAATTATCAGGTTTATCCAGGTTCTCCTGCCCATTCTCGGCTCACTGGATTGTTCAGAAATATCTGCCATAGGATATTCTAAACTTGGCAAGTATCCCAAAAGAAGCTATACCCTACACAGATTCTTGGATTTTGAGATATGCAGAGAGGTTGACTGTAAATTGAGCAAAGGCAAAAACATTCCCAGGAAGAAATATGTGGCTAAGTGGAAGGTAAGAGAATTTCCTTGGCTGAATTTCAGTGAACAGAGTAGAtcaaccctagctattctatgattctatgattctacgatcaTATTTTAAGATATTCGCAAGCATATGCAAAAATACATTCTATTGCACATGGCAATTTGAAACTTccttaaataaatataaacaagaAGGAAACTACTGGAGTTacactatttttaaagtaaagtaCCAAAATTTCTGTCACACTTCCTTAAAATTTGATAACATATTTAGAGAatgttttttctgctatttGAATCTTCTCCATATGCAATCTAGAAGTCACTTTACAAATGCATATCTTTGTTTATGCTAGTGAAgttatttgaaatttttaacTGTGTCTTCAAGTCAGAATATTTAATGTCCAAGTGAGTagtttatatttcaaaatatcttttttctcaGGATTTGACtttctttaagaagaaagaacacCTTTGACTGCAATGTTATGACTATTTCAGTTGAAGGTCAACCTCACTTTAAATCAAGAGTAGTATTTTAATAATGGTGGAATACAGAATTTAATCAACCACGAAACTAATTATTTGCATTAGCAGTACTGAATGGCATCccaggatttattttcttttcctttatagCTATAGAAGTTCTTCAggattctggaaaaaaagagtaatacCTTATCATGTAGCATGGATTCAATGACAAGCCCCCAAAGGTCTATGAAAGAAGTGTTATGTCCTGCTTTAGCCCTTTCCATTAGGTCATTGTAATAGTACTTCAGACAATCCAAACTAAAACAGCAGATCTTGGATTTGGTTACTTGCTTGCGAGCTTCCTTGATTGCATCATCCAGATATTTTTGTGACCAATTAGCATCTTCATATAAGTTTGCCATTGTCCTGAAGAAgcattagaagaaaataatgaaagaggAGTAATGCTGTGGTTTGGCTTCAGAGAACTTTTGTGCAACCTGTTTGCCTGTTTCTTAATTCTTATGGGGTTTGCAACTTAAAATTAAACACACCTAAAATAGTCTTATGTCAGGAGCAGACAAAACCTCCAAGCGCTCCTGGTTTTGATAATAAAAGTTTATGTGGATTCAAAAATGAACTGAGAaattcaagagagaaaaaaaaaaaagcacccaaGGCTATTAAATGCAAAGACTCCACAAGTCCTCAGAAAATCCATTTCTTGGAAGGTGGGGAATGTTCTAGGGAGCAGTCACTACTAGTTTGCTCTGGTCctatgtttgttttcaagcacCTCCTAATGGCTCCTGCCAGTGAGAGAACTGGACATGTCCTAGTATGGCCATTTTTAGTGTCTCCCTGAAATCATACACAGACAGCTATACTTAGATCTCCACATGCATACAGAGAAGCTAAAAGAATTTTGGCAAATGCTTAGACAAATCTGCCATTAAGGTTTGGAATTACATGAAAGGACTGAAACacaattcactgaaaaaaaactCCCCACTTCCAACCAGGTGTAGAGGAGCGGACCTACCTAGAACCCACTTAATTAAATACTTAAGTATTTGTATCATCTGCTCTATGCTCACTGGGAGAAGAGAGTACTTTATATTGACCAACCACAGCTGCAGTATCTCCAGGGTCAGTAACTTGGCGACATTTGTTGGGCTGTCTGTGACAGTATTAATTCCACTAGCCCCAAATACATCTTTACCAGAAGGAGATGCAGTCTAAATCCAAAATGAAAGTGAGAATAAGCAGTAAATGGCAGACATAAATTCTTCTTCTCATCTTTCTTCAATTTCCAGTCTAAAGATGAATTTGTTGCATTTAGTCTAAGATATAATTGATAAAATATGAACAGGGAATAGaacatttacattaaaacatCAGGCATAAACTGTGTCAATGTTGTAAAAAAGGCAGCTGATGAATGTGACGAGTGATCTCTTACTCAGTGTTTTTAGTTTCTTTGCTCTAGGTGGACACAGGGGAGATTGTGGGGAACATGGAAATGCTGTTGCTTTACTAAGTGCCATATGAGCTGATGGTGCTTTACAAATAGTCAAAGGTATTGAGCAGAGAGTAAAAACATAAGCCTTGCTTAGGTCATTCTCACCATGTGGTACCCGATAAACCACCAATGTAGGAAATGCAGTCTAACAGATTGAGTTTCTGGAGACCCAGCAGGCTGCCATACATCGCTGTCAGGGATCTCGTCCCTCCACCAGTAGTTGTGATGGCCACCACTGGCACCTGTAAAACACAGCAAGGCAGAAGGAGCGAAAGCCATGCATGTATTAGTGACAAGCAACCCTTTCTACTGCAGAAATCAGATAACAGGTTACAGGTATTGATACAAGCAGTGACACTACTCCATGCAAAAAGGATGTGATTGTTGCAAAAGGCTTCTGTCGCCACCAACTGACTGATGGGAGAGAGGTGTCTTGTGTCTTACCCACTCAGATCGGGTGGGTGGGAGGCTGTTTACTTAATATATAATTGGAAATCAATGTCATCACCCTGGAATTCTTCTCAAAGTGTATGATTAGAAGCCACCATAGAAAATACAGGATTTACCATGCCAGAGCAGATTAGGGATCCGTGATTCTGCCTCTAACAATGACCAGCGTCTCAAAAGAATGCACAGCACACTGTAATCAGCCAGACCTCACAATAGCCAAAGCCTTCCTGGCCTCAGGCCACTCATTACTTTATGTCCTGAAGAACAATCATCAATAGGGCTTCCCCCGACTCCAAGGTCCAAGTGCAATTGAAGAGACAGACTATTCTTCTCTTAATCTTTTCCCAATCTAGTACACCCTTTGCTTCCATTAGCATCTTGAGTTGCGTGGATGTTCACATGCCCTATGGAAAATGGCTATTTATACCTATCAAGTATTAGCTTCTAATTTTATCAAGCAATCTGCTGTTCTAAAATCAATGAATAGAGCTTGAAGAATATAGTTCtcctatggaaaaaaacatcaatttaaaaatgtttttcctgccCTATGCTAAGTAAGAACTTAAAATCTCAGAAATTTTATAAAATAGTAGTGAGACAAACTTTAATCATCTAAACCAAAACTAGAATAATTTCAAAAActtaatattttggtttttacattttctaaCCATTTTCATTATGAATTGAAATTCTAATGTTaatttatcctttctttttttcagttcaaatagaagtcaaaaagaaagtaggaatttctttttcttcacaattttGAAGTTCAACACTTGAATAAGAGAGCCAGGCTAATTAGACCTtttgaaaaaatagttttcGTCTTGCCATTTTGTTCTTACCACCTCAACCACTTTTTTATGGGTCAGAAAACTCAGACAGCTAtatgaaaatgttctttccagCATTCTTGAAAATCTGATTTCCTATATTATTCTCTGGACTGAAAtctaaaataagattttttaaaatttcttttattttcagctacagagatgttttgctgttgctctgCCTGTATTTCAACAATTCTCAACAACTCAGCTATGCATAAGCACTTACAAAACTTATGGCTGAATTATGGG
Encoded proteins:
- the LOC115607300 gene encoding cytosolic phospholipase A2 epsilon-like, yielding MGSNLSSNETITGTSAPAVRTRPVSPFNLLTVKILRVRNARKADLLTLSDCYVTLWLPTASTEKVRTRTIRNSKNPVWNEAFCYKIDRRIKNVLELKVCDEDTVTRDDELCTILFDIDKLTVGRTVRVKFQLNPQAREELEVEFTLQNTLDYPDAIITNGVLVAREVSCLEVRVDTGKLKQQSTNQELTFIVKGSHEGSQKILLASEPSLNIIIFHCIINDQTRLDIILPEELADKNETEKSGVLSFPLNSLPLQKEVTVEEDYSFHLCLTARKCSGDLDVRLGFGLCMEEQDFLRKRKKYVAAALKKILHLEEDLKEHEVPVVAITTTGGGTRSLTAMYGSLLGLQKLNLLDCISYIGGLSGTTWTMANLYEDANWSQKYLDDAIKEARKQVTKSKICCFSLDCLKYYYNDLMERAKAGHNTSFIDLWGLVIESMLHDKKDEHRLSDQRQAVDNGQNPLPIYVAINLKSSYSAQAFREWLEFTPYEVSLLKYGASIPAEHFGSEFFMGRMVKRLPETRICYMQGMWSSIFSIDVMYVWNLATDSEDFWSRWTRDRVKDIEEEPFLSMNPYEVDTCLFAPSSTLSSALRDVLTGRPTIAQYPNFIRGFQMHSKYLESEGFSTWKDTVIDSFPNKLMETADDELSLVDTGFFINTSYPPLLRSKREVDVLLHLNYSGGSQTLPLDQIAKYISGQGIPFPKIEISEEDRENLKECYVFEDADSPRAPTVLFFPLVNDTFKKYKAPGVERSPEEMAEGKVDVSTILSPFTTREVCFSEENFDKLVKLTDYNVLNNEKLIIQALRLAVARRKQRNY